A single genomic interval of Hafnia alvei harbors:
- a CDS encoding PAAR domain-containing protein, translated as MRPIICLSDKTSTGGKVLQGSPLMKIKGKPVALVGMQATCNACKKGIGTLVAAGPHLGKVNNIDIVLAGDYVACGCPPFSNIVMPSQQIGTIE; from the coding sequence ATGCGTCCTATTATCTGCTTAAGCGATAAAACCAGCACCGGCGGCAAAGTGCTGCAGGGCTCTCCGCTCATGAAAATTAAGGGAAAACCCGTCGCGCTGGTCGGCATGCAAGCTACCTGCAATGCCTGTAAAAAAGGGATCGGGACTCTCGTTGCTGCAGGGCCACACCTCGGTAAGGTCAATAATATCGACATTGTGCTTGCCGGGGATTATGTCGCCTGCGGCTGCCCTCCCTTTAGCAATATTGTGATGCCGAGCCAACAGATCGGAACCATTGAATAA
- a CDS encoding DUF4123 domain-containing protein, translating to MSEIFDVMTNGDAFWVTESIFDDPQARKGTTQAQLRAPTLIYAQERRDVVSILFRYFTQQGLNNADYTEIMPFDAYLESSQRYEKEFILATQTLNDAHPVFMDRRYCFDRLPSQNDDLLNSAIAVKAIKTPLLDLNVKPNIAHSLQKMIVRQDASKQYSLHCYAIIDAAIYQQDGRFLVPDLIASGLTWRCLFKGESESVMENIAPYLVDITPYADKQTRFHQRLITLFTQQPLGIIIQSKESFGVVYHHLRKFTYVKNPETQRWCYLRFYDPRALPAIISLMDYSGLASFMRHALAIIYLQPNQSTVINIISVTHKVRAIKGSRFRLTQRMCNYFSQSTYQAFIQKVDRFIEEHIGEKSQISEGFRSYFIVQHINQALRWGFSLEKPVLLYVAARSMSYLPEIKWGELVKAHTCRFPLSQEIRAKHLFGLVWHLSEIKAV from the coding sequence ATGAGCGAAATATTCGATGTCATGACTAACGGTGATGCCTTTTGGGTCACCGAATCTATTTTCGACGATCCTCAAGCCAGGAAAGGCACAACACAGGCTCAGCTCCGAGCACCTACCCTGATTTATGCTCAGGAACGGCGGGATGTAGTCAGCATATTGTTTCGCTATTTTACTCAGCAAGGGCTGAATAACGCCGATTACACCGAAATAATGCCGTTCGATGCGTATCTAGAAAGCAGCCAGCGTTATGAAAAAGAGTTCATTTTAGCGACACAAACATTGAATGACGCTCATCCTGTCTTTATGGATCGCCGCTATTGTTTCGACCGGCTACCTAGCCAGAATGACGATCTTCTCAATAGCGCAATAGCAGTTAAAGCGATAAAAACGCCATTGCTCGATCTAAATGTTAAGCCAAACATCGCCCATAGCCTGCAAAAAATGATCGTCCGACAAGATGCCAGTAAACAATATAGCCTGCATTGCTACGCCATTATTGATGCAGCAATTTATCAGCAAGATGGGCGCTTTCTTGTGCCCGATCTCATCGCTTCCGGGCTTACTTGGCGCTGTCTATTTAAAGGTGAGTCTGAAAGCGTGATGGAAAACATCGCACCTTATCTAGTTGATATAACGCCATATGCGGATAAACAAACTCGGTTCCATCAGCGGTTAATAACGCTATTCACTCAACAACCGCTAGGGATCATTATCCAAAGCAAAGAGAGCTTTGGTGTTGTTTATCATCACCTACGCAAATTCACCTATGTGAAAAATCCAGAGACCCAACGCTGGTGTTATTTACGCTTTTATGACCCAAGAGCTTTGCCCGCGATTATCAGCCTGATGGATTATTCTGGCCTAGCCTCATTTATGCGCCACGCGCTCGCCATTATTTATCTTCAGCCCAATCAAAGCACCGTTATCAATATCATCTCAGTGACCCATAAAGTGAGAGCGATAAAAGGCAGCCGTTTTCGATTAACCCAGCGTATGTGTAACTATTTCTCTCAAAGTACCTATCAGGCATTTATCCAAAAAGTAGATCGGTTCATCGAAGAGCATATAGGCGAAAAATCACAGATCAGTGAAGGTTTTCGCTCTTATTTTATCGTCCAGCATATCAACCAAGCGCTGCGCTGGGGCTTCTCTTTAGAAAAGCCCGTTTTACTCTACGTTGCCGCACGCAGCATGAGCTATCTCCCAGAGATTAAGTGGGGCGAGTTGGTTAAAGCCCACACTTGCCGTTTCCCTCTTAGCCAAGAGATTAGAGCCAAACACCTGTTTGGCCTTGTTTGGCACCTGTCAGAAATTAAGGCTGTTTAA
- a CDS encoding toxin VasX, with the protein MGAYESPCDSDIKPIYPVRYAYANFFESTLQYAFPPQDIQTLLSTTTVRDAMGYVVRLLRPGWIYIKDEDFGSFSIFKYEQQEKTINGKNQCVERYRKFIFKNGNDASGGLIPESGPRGEGYYFAFVSKKVSNISIVYSEHEWHADIINAINGDKSLREKSMQRINLDEDKSLYALEATQANFSRLIEDYRHKQQRVLTLPDKNHPDDLGDIGIDILTTQESYWMDADGIGKEIRNKLCYGEKARIVVLFDPVGRQKEIVQAHRILIQWQQQFLAENHYPLTIGGFVEQLKNSDNEDIQKAVKNGINQDNWNHYWLEIKQEQDAYLERQRMFAKLYEQFMMSPLVTNCVGGLDSYFRYFFTPTPSPETQQDEFNKLINIASEIFIGVTDSEPGKTALEKVISDAADSQRSFSDEHNVWGVIWNTLVPVLTQPQEQISWAEKSLKAVDRLFQGLAPILGSAMYGDTWLARTTSSLSKAAIQQLKKNMPMLLHIMGIEILQEEAIFTREQLNQLVERIKQNHANFAKGAAADSDIYSKMAHNRMPVANKLFDWEHALPDANDAIRLRLPQVGVVAPQGNKFSFENAIGHTETAPRALFLLFDTGFSGLSAVGNFATLSCLAEQTSDYEKADPLTRGNVAYTQIKAAAAIISLTVDVFTISKNVTQLSSRVIQKIPIAVARQLAPNLGAISQALEEGAIKIAVTGALAAVNFLNAAVAAMDTYDAYQQGNTGAAVSEGVLTLAFTIFGGIAVAALMGITAPVWLTISAFTLLIGGTLGVIFTSRSALENVLYNCFWGAGKQYGFWGRVRGSIQSQLEKTKEEKMKDETNKFLLIESYEFINLFSMPNLEIIGNSKWFKIGYDEKIEYKFTLPNYEAGISDVIYCFYTNTPSPGVYQYNRHPDEKLNKIFDEIRKSKNTSIETKDGVTTISIPMKAGSVYYSQLEWYYSPSPELIVPMRILNSKGKVSSEYNIGMIDEKVK; encoded by the coding sequence GTGGGCGCCTATGAATCTCCTTGTGATAGCGATATTAAGCCGATCTATCCGGTTCGCTATGCCTATGCCAATTTTTTTGAATCAACATTGCAATACGCGTTTCCGCCACAGGATATTCAAACTCTGCTTTCAACAACCACCGTCAGAGATGCGATGGGCTATGTGGTACGCCTGCTGCGCCCCGGCTGGATATATATCAAAGACGAGGATTTTGGCTCTTTCTCTATTTTTAAATATGAGCAGCAAGAAAAAACCATCAATGGTAAAAACCAGTGCGTTGAACGCTACCGAAAATTTATTTTTAAGAACGGCAATGATGCCAGCGGCGGCTTAATACCCGAGTCTGGCCCTCGCGGTGAAGGCTATTACTTTGCTTTTGTGTCTAAAAAAGTCTCCAACATCAGCATTGTTTATAGCGAACATGAATGGCATGCCGACATCATTAACGCCATCAATGGAGATAAATCGCTGCGAGAGAAATCGATGCAGCGTATTAATTTAGATGAAGATAAAAGTCTTTACGCTCTTGAAGCCACACAGGCAAATTTCTCCAGACTCATTGAAGATTATCGGCACAAGCAGCAGCGCGTATTAACCCTGCCGGACAAAAACCATCCCGATGACTTAGGCGATATTGGTATTGATATTCTTACCACCCAAGAATCTTATTGGATGGATGCCGATGGTATTGGAAAAGAAATTCGTAACAAACTTTGCTACGGAGAAAAAGCGCGCATTGTAGTGCTGTTTGACCCTGTCGGACGGCAAAAAGAAATTGTGCAAGCACATCGTATTTTGATTCAGTGGCAGCAACAGTTTCTGGCCGAAAACCACTATCCGCTAACGATCGGTGGATTTGTGGAGCAATTAAAAAATAGCGACAACGAAGATATTCAAAAAGCGGTAAAAAACGGAATAAACCAGGACAACTGGAATCATTATTGGCTCGAAATAAAGCAGGAACAGGACGCCTATCTAGAACGCCAAAGAATGTTCGCCAAGCTGTATGAACAATTCATGATGAGTCCACTGGTGACCAACTGTGTGGGAGGCCTAGATTCTTATTTCAGATATTTTTTCACCCCAACACCAAGCCCCGAAACACAGCAGGATGAATTCAATAAGCTCATCAATATCGCGAGCGAGATCTTTATTGGTGTAACGGACTCCGAGCCGGGTAAAACTGCGCTGGAAAAAGTGATCTCCGACGCTGCTGACAGCCAACGTTCATTTAGCGATGAACATAACGTATGGGGCGTGATTTGGAACACGCTGGTGCCGGTTCTCACTCAGCCACAGGAACAAATCAGCTGGGCGGAGAAAAGCCTAAAAGCAGTTGACCGGCTTTTCCAAGGGCTAGCCCCTATTTTGGGTTCAGCAATGTATGGCGATACTTGGCTAGCGCGAACAACCTCATCATTAAGCAAAGCCGCCATCCAGCAACTCAAAAAGAATATGCCTATGCTGCTGCATATTATGGGGATCGAAATCCTACAGGAAGAAGCCATATTCACCCGCGAGCAACTCAATCAGCTCGTAGAGCGAATCAAACAAAATCACGCCAACTTCGCAAAAGGAGCAGCAGCTGATAGCGATATATATAGCAAAATGGCCCACAACAGAATGCCCGTCGCCAATAAATTATTTGACTGGGAGCACGCGCTCCCCGATGCCAACGACGCTATTCGTTTACGATTGCCGCAGGTAGGTGTGGTTGCCCCTCAGGGGAATAAATTTAGCTTTGAGAATGCTATCGGCCACACCGAAACCGCGCCTCGCGCACTGTTTCTGCTCTTTGATACCGGCTTCTCTGGCCTTTCCGCCGTTGGTAATTTTGCAACATTAAGTTGCCTTGCGGAACAAACCTCAGACTATGAGAAAGCCGACCCGCTAACCCGTGGCAACGTCGCCTATACCCAAATAAAAGCCGCTGCGGCGATCATTTCGTTAACCGTAGATGTGTTCACCATCTCTAAAAACGTTACGCAGCTAAGCTCGCGCGTCATACAGAAAATCCCCATCGCCGTGGCTCGGCAATTAGCCCCCAATTTAGGTGCTATATCTCAGGCACTGGAAGAAGGTGCGATAAAAATAGCGGTTACCGGCGCTTTAGCTGCGGTGAATTTCCTTAACGCCGCCGTTGCCGCGATGGATACCTACGATGCTTATCAGCAGGGGAATACCGGAGCAGCCGTGAGTGAAGGCGTACTCACGCTCGCTTTTACTATTTTTGGCGGAATTGCCGTTGCTGCACTAATGGGTATAACGGCTCCAGTTTGGTTAACCATCTCGGCATTCACACTTCTTATTGGTGGAACTCTTGGGGTCATATTTACATCGCGCTCTGCGTTAGAGAATGTTTTATATAATTGTTTTTGGGGAGCGGGGAAACAGTATGGTTTTTGGGGTAGAGTGCGTGGTTCGATTCAGAGTCAATTGGAGAAAACAAAAGAAGAAAAAATGAAAGATGAGACAAATAAGTTCTTACTTATTGAATCTTATGAGTTCATAAATTTATTTTCAATGCCAAATTTAGAAATAATAGGAAATTCTAAATGGTTTAAAATTGGTTATGATGAAAAAATAGAATATAAATTCACTCTTCCAAATTATGAAGCAGGCATTTCCGATGTTATCTATTGTTTCTATACCAATACCCCATCCCCGGGCGTTTATCAATACAACAGACATCCAGATGAAAAGCTTAACAAAATTTTCGACGAAATAAGAAAATCTAAAAATACAAGTATCGAGACTAAAGACGGCGTTACAACTATCTCAATACCGATGAAAGCTGGGTCTGTTTATTACTCTCAACTTGAGTGGTACTACTCACCATCTCCAGAGTTAATTGTGCCAATGCGAATTTTAAATAGCAAGGGCAAGGTTAGCAGTGAATATAACATTGGCATGATTGACGAAAAGGTAAAATAA
- the rpoH gene encoding RNA polymerase sigma factor RpoH, whose amino-acid sequence MTKEMQTLTLVPQGSLEAYVRAANTYPMLTAEEEKELGERLHYEGDLDAAKQLILSHLRFVVHVARNYAGYGLPQADLIQEGNIGLMKAVRRFNPEMGVRLVSFAVHWIKAEIHEYVLRNWRIVKVATTKAQRKLFFNLRKTKQRLGWFNQDEVELVARELGVSEKDVLEMESRMAAQDMAFDMSNDDDDSSPAAPVLFLQDKSSDFANDIEDDNWDSHAADKLSLAMEGLDERSQHIIRARWLDDDNKATLQELADQYGVSAERVRQLEKNAMKKLRAAIEA is encoded by the coding sequence ATGACCAAAGAGATGCAAACTTTAACCTTAGTTCCTCAAGGTAGCTTGGAAGCTTACGTACGTGCGGCCAACACCTATCCGATGCTGACAGCAGAGGAAGAGAAAGAACTGGGTGAACGACTGCATTACGAGGGTGACTTGGATGCAGCAAAACAGCTGATTCTGTCGCACCTGCGCTTTGTTGTTCATGTTGCCCGTAACTATGCCGGCTACGGGTTGCCGCAGGCAGACCTAATTCAGGAAGGTAACATCGGCCTGATGAAAGCTGTGCGTCGTTTTAACCCAGAAATGGGCGTACGACTGGTGTCCTTTGCGGTTCACTGGATCAAAGCTGAAATTCACGAATATGTGCTGCGTAACTGGCGCATCGTGAAGGTTGCGACCACCAAAGCCCAGCGTAAGCTGTTCTTCAACCTGCGTAAAACCAAGCAGCGTTTAGGCTGGTTCAATCAGGACGAAGTGGAACTGGTTGCTCGCGAGCTGGGCGTGTCTGAAAAAGACGTGCTGGAAATGGAATCGCGTATGGCCGCGCAGGACATGGCTTTTGACATGTCTAACGACGACGATGACAGTTCACCTGCTGCGCCAGTGCTGTTCCTACAGGATAAATCTTCTGATTTCGCCAACGATATTGAAGATGACAACTGGGATAGCCACGCCGCCGACAAACTGAGCTTAGCGATGGAAGGCTTGGATGAGCGTAGCCAGCACATTATTCGTGCCCGCTGGTTAGACGACGACAACAAAGCAACGCTGCAAGAACTGGCCGATCAATACGGTGTGTCTGCAGAACGTGTGCGTCAGCTTGAAAAGAACGCAATGAAAAAACTGCGTGCAGCAATTGAAGCCTAA
- the ftsX gene encoding permease-like cell division protein FtsX: MAKAPNRSASRAKMPDKAKALRGGWREQWRYAWVNTLADMMRQPLATLLTVMVIAISLTLPSVCYLVYKNVSEAASQWYPTPQLTVYLDKALDDDAAEQVMTVLKGEEGVDKVNYLSREEALGEFRNWSGFGGALDMLEENPLPAVAIITPKMNFESSDTLNTLRDRVAAVKGVDEVRMDDSWFARLAALTGLVGQVAAMIGILMIVAVFLVIGNSVRLSIFSRRDTINVMKLIGATDGFILRPFLNGGALLGFSGAVLSLILSQAMVWQLGSAVAKVASVFGTTFVLHGLGWDECLLLVLVSAMIGWIAAWLATVQHLRRFTPQ, encoded by the coding sequence ATGGCTAAGGCTCCAAATCGTTCGGCCTCGCGCGCGAAAATGCCGGATAAAGCTAAGGCGCTGCGTGGCGGCTGGCGTGAACAGTGGCGCTATGCATGGGTTAACACGCTGGCTGATATGATGCGCCAGCCATTGGCGACCCTGCTTACGGTGATGGTCATTGCTATTTCACTGACCCTGCCCAGCGTATGCTATCTGGTCTACAAAAACGTCAGCGAAGCGGCTTCACAGTGGTATCCAACGCCGCAGTTAACGGTTTATCTGGATAAGGCGCTGGATGACGACGCTGCCGAGCAAGTGATGACGGTGCTGAAAGGCGAAGAGGGCGTGGATAAAGTTAACTACCTCTCGCGAGAAGAAGCGCTGGGCGAATTCCGCAACTGGTCAGGCTTTGGCGGTGCGCTTGATATGCTGGAAGAGAACCCGCTTCCTGCAGTGGCCATTATTACGCCAAAAATGAATTTCGAAAGTAGTGATACCCTTAACACCCTGCGCGATCGCGTAGCGGCCGTGAAAGGGGTTGATGAAGTTCGCATGGACGACAGCTGGTTTGCGCGTTTGGCTGCGTTAACCGGGCTGGTCGGACAGGTCGCGGCGATGATTGGTATTTTGATGATTGTGGCCGTGTTCTTGGTGATTGGTAACAGCGTGCGTCTGAGCATATTCAGCCGTCGCGACACCATCAACGTGATGAAGCTGATTGGAGCGACCGACGGATTTATTCTTCGGCCATTCCTTAATGGCGGTGCGCTGTTAGGCTTTAGTGGCGCAGTTCTATCGCTAATTTTGTCTCAGGCGATGGTATGGCAGCTGGGTTCCGCGGTTGCCAAAGTGGCCTCGGTATTTGGCACCACGTTTGTGCTACATGGCTTAGGCTGGGATGAGTGCCTATTGTTGGTGCTGGTCTCCGCCATGATTGGCTGGATTGCCGCGTGGCTGGCCACCGTTCAACATTTACGCCGATTTACACCACAATAG
- the ftsE gene encoding cell division ATP-binding protein FtsE yields the protein MIRFEQVSKAYLGGRQALQGVDFHLRQGEMAFLTGHSGAGKSTLLKLICGIERPSAGHILFGGHDISRLRNSEVPFLRRQIGMIFQDHHLLMDRTVYDNVSMPLIISGASSEDIRRRVSAALDKVGLLDKAKNFPIQLSGGEQQRVGIARAVVNKPAVLLADEPTGNLDEALSEGILRLFEEFNRVGVTVLMATHDMGLIARRRYRMLTLSQGRMDGGISHG from the coding sequence ATGATTCGCTTCGAACAGGTCAGTAAAGCGTATCTGGGCGGGCGTCAGGCTCTGCAAGGCGTAGATTTTCATCTACGTCAGGGCGAGATGGCGTTTCTCACCGGTCACTCAGGCGCAGGGAAAAGTACCCTGCTTAAACTGATATGTGGCATTGAGCGCCCAAGCGCAGGACATATTCTTTTTGGTGGTCATGACATCAGCCGCTTACGCAACTCAGAAGTTCCGTTTCTGCGCCGCCAGATTGGCATGATTTTCCAAGACCATCATCTGTTGATGGATCGAACGGTATACGACAACGTGTCGATGCCGCTGATTATTTCAGGCGCCAGCAGCGAAGATATCCGTCGCCGTGTTTCTGCGGCGCTGGATAAAGTGGGGTTATTGGACAAAGCCAAAAACTTCCCGATCCAGCTTTCCGGCGGTGAACAGCAGCGCGTTGGGATCGCCCGTGCGGTGGTTAACAAGCCTGCCGTGCTATTAGCGGATGAGCCAACCGGTAACTTGGATGAGGCGCTGTCAGAAGGTATTTTGCGCCTGTTCGAAGAGTTCAACCGTGTGGGCGTTACGGTGCTGATGGCAACCCATGATATGGGACTTATTGCGCGCCGTCGCTACCGTATGCTGACGCTCAGTCAGGGACGTATGGACGGAGGTATTTCGCATGGCTAA
- the ftsY gene encoding signal recognition particle-docking protein FtsY, which yields MAKDKKRGFFSWLGFGRQEEQPEKAQEDEQQTPPVVEETEQHQADAPSEQTTTSESLDDKLPERESDYAASVETPGEWDATVAPENAAENLPLAEQHAQREAPAKVLADELVETTEHLASSHEHRPDAQGAEVFAEQIVELTQAHHEEVMAPEVIGEPLVNKHDNHHGGEHLEHDAEVFAEQVITLTEAAHPHVHQEPVIDEPYIEELVEQEIAEDDAIKHEPVVGESVSEPEPEAIDVIAEIARSEEVVDLDTNVVDEADTDETDVDETDEDESQADAQPEAAAVVQHEQERPTKEGFFARLKRSLLKTKQNLGSGFFGLFRGKKIDDDLFEELEEQLLIADVGVETTNKIIKSLTEHASRKELKDAESLYGKLKEEMGEILSTVDKPLDVSGHTPFVILMVGVNGVGKTTTIGKLARQFQAEGKSVMLAAGDTFRAAAVEQLQVWGERNNIPVVAQHTGADSASVIFDAIQAAKARNIDVLLADTAGRLQNKSHLMEELKKIVRVMKKLDEDAPHEVMLTIDASTGQNAVSQAKLFNEAVGLTGITLTKLDGTAKGGVIFAVADQFGIPIRYIGVGEGIEDLRPFKADDFIEALFARED from the coding sequence ATGGCAAAAGATAAAAAACGTGGTTTTTTCTCCTGGTTAGGGTTTGGGCGTCAGGAAGAGCAGCCGGAAAAGGCGCAAGAAGACGAACAACAAACGCCACCAGTGGTAGAAGAAACAGAACAACATCAAGCTGATGCGCCATCAGAGCAGACAACTACGTCAGAATCGCTGGATGACAAACTGCCTGAGCGTGAATCTGACTATGCGGCTTCCGTGGAGACTCCCGGCGAATGGGATGCCACCGTTGCACCAGAAAATGCCGCTGAAAATCTGCCGTTGGCGGAGCAGCATGCCCAGCGTGAAGCGCCAGCCAAAGTATTGGCTGATGAACTGGTTGAAACGACGGAGCATTTAGCGTCAAGCCACGAGCATCGTCCCGATGCGCAAGGTGCTGAGGTTTTTGCTGAGCAAATTGTAGAGCTTACTCAGGCGCATCACGAAGAGGTCATGGCGCCGGAAGTCATCGGTGAACCGCTGGTGAACAAGCACGATAATCACCACGGCGGTGAGCATCTCGAACATGATGCGGAAGTGTTTGCCGAACAAGTGATTACGCTGACTGAAGCGGCACATCCGCATGTTCATCAAGAACCGGTTATTGATGAGCCGTACATCGAAGAGCTGGTTGAGCAGGAAATCGCTGAGGATGATGCGATTAAACATGAGCCGGTGGTGGGGGAATCCGTTTCCGAGCCTGAGCCTGAAGCCATCGACGTAATCGCTGAGATTGCGCGCTCAGAAGAAGTTGTCGATCTGGATACCAACGTCGTTGATGAAGCTGATACTGACGAAACAGACGTTGATGAAACTGATGAGGATGAATCTCAAGCTGACGCGCAACCAGAAGCTGCGGCAGTGGTTCAGCACGAACAGGAACGCCCAACGAAAGAGGGGTTCTTTGCTCGACTTAAGCGCAGCCTGCTGAAAACCAAACAAAATCTGGGTTCCGGATTTTTCGGCTTGTTCCGTGGTAAGAAAATCGACGACGATCTGTTTGAAGAGCTGGAAGAACAGCTGCTGATTGCCGACGTTGGCGTTGAAACCACCAATAAAATTATCAAATCTCTGACTGAACATGCTAGCCGCAAAGAGCTCAAAGATGCTGAGTCGCTGTATGGCAAACTGAAAGAAGAGATGGGTGAGATTCTAAGCACCGTTGATAAACCTCTAGACGTCAGCGGCCATACGCCGTTTGTTATCTTGATGGTTGGCGTTAACGGCGTGGGCAAAACCACCACGATTGGTAAGCTGGCTCGCCAGTTCCAAGCCGAAGGCAAATCTGTGATGCTCGCGGCGGGCGATACCTTCCGTGCGGCGGCGGTTGAACAGCTGCAGGTTTGGGGTGAGCGAAACAATATTCCCGTGGTTGCACAGCATACCGGTGCCGATTCTGCTTCCGTCATCTTTGATGCGATTCAAGCCGCCAAAGCACGTAATATCGACGTGTTACTGGCAGATACCGCAGGACGCTTGCAGAACAAATCGCACTTGATGGAAGAGCTGAAGAAAATCGTTCGCGTAATGAAAAAGTTGGACGAAGATGCGCCACATGAGGTTATGCTGACGATTGATGCCAGCACCGGACAAAATGCGGTGAGTCAGGCAAAATTGTTTAACGAAGCGGTCGGCCTGACCGGTATTACATTAACCAAGCTGGATGGCACCGCTAAAGGCGGGGTGATCTTCGCCGTGGCCGATCAGTTTGGCATTCCGATCCGCTATATCGGGGTTGGTGAAGGTATCGAAGATTTACGGCCATTCAAGGCCGACGATTTTATTGAGGCACTTTTTGCCCGTGAGGATTAA
- the rsmD gene encoding 16S rRNA (guanine(966)-N(2))-methyltransferase, with protein MAKKPASQSSGQIRIIGGLWRGRKLPVPDSPGLRPTTDRVRETLFNWLAPELNGARCLDCFAGSGALGFEAVSRYAEHATLLEADRTVAAQLKKNVALIDTDKITVQNTDALKWLSQPGTPYQVVFLDPPFRKGLLSETITLLEAQGWLADEAFIYVEAEAESAAADVPANWALHREKVAGQVAYRLYTRSAS; from the coding sequence ATGGCAAAAAAACCTGCATCCCAATCCAGCGGACAAATCCGCATCATTGGCGGCCTATGGCGTGGCCGAAAACTTCCCGTCCCAGATAGCCCCGGCCTGCGCCCCACCACGGATCGCGTGCGTGAAACGCTGTTTAACTGGCTGGCTCCCGAGCTGAATGGTGCTCGCTGTCTCGATTGTTTTGCCGGCAGCGGTGCTTTGGGCTTTGAAGCCGTTTCTCGCTATGCCGAGCACGCTACGCTGCTTGAAGCCGACCGCACGGTTGCTGCCCAGCTCAAAAAAAATGTCGCGCTGATTGATACCGATAAAATCACGGTGCAAAACACCGATGCGCTAAAATGGCTATCACAGCCGGGTACACCCTATCAGGTGGTTTTTCTCGATCCTCCCTTTAGAAAAGGGCTATTGTCAGAAACGATTACGCTGCTAGAAGCGCAGGGTTGGCTCGCGGATGAAGCCTTTATTTACGTTGAGGCCGAAGCGGAAAGTGCAGCTGCAGACGTGCCCGCAAACTGGGCATTACACCGCGAAAAAGTCGCGGGTCAGGTCGCTTATCGTTTATATACGCGCAGCGCGTCATAA
- a CDS encoding DUF1145 family protein, giving the protein MGINIGRLLMLCVWGFMLVNIIHPYTRPLNIFMNVALVFMVLMHGLQVTMLKTTLTKDQPKIGKWQEVRIFLFGVFELLAWQKKNTPPKK; this is encoded by the coding sequence ATGGGAATTAATATTGGCCGCTTACTCATGCTGTGCGTGTGGGGATTTATGCTGGTCAACATCATCCATCCTTACACCCGCCCGCTGAATATCTTTATGAACGTGGCGCTGGTGTTTATGGTGTTGATGCACGGTTTACAGGTCACGATGCTGAAAACTACGTTAACCAAAGACCAGCCGAAGATCGGCAAATGGCAGGAAGTACGGATTTTCCTGTTTGGCGTTTTTGAGCTGCTGGCTTGGCAGAAAAAGAATACTCCGCCGAAGAAATAA
- a CDS encoding DUF2500 domain-containing protein, producing the protein MSKPPLIFVVIVAVIVVFAAQRFMQQRRQNAINDAAPLSTQQVEVSAKREFPAPNRRSRQREVIAGEDMRYEVYFQPIMGGSELKFVVPEKTYHQIDKGARGTLSTQGTRFVSFEQQAQ; encoded by the coding sequence ATGAGTAAGCCACCGCTGATATTTGTCGTGATCGTTGCTGTTATCGTGGTATTTGCGGCCCAACGTTTCATGCAGCAACGCCGTCAAAATGCGATTAACGATGCCGCACCGTTAAGCACTCAACAGGTTGAAGTGAGCGCTAAGCGTGAGTTTCCTGCGCCCAATCGGCGTTCACGCCAGCGTGAAGTGATCGCGGGGGAAGATATGCGTTATGAGGTTTATTTCCAGCCAATAATGGGGGGAAGTGAGCTGAAATTTGTCGTACCTGAAAAAACCTATCACCAGATAGATAAAGGTGCGCGTGGTACGCTCAGCACGCAGGGCACGCGCTTCGTGAGCTTTGAACAACAGGCGCAATAG
- a CDS encoding DUF1820 family protein, with protein MSGQAPLYRIQFMNNGKNYQIYVREMVQSNLFGFLEIADFIFDTQSAVLVDPSEEKLKNEFSGVERSYIPIQAVIRIDAVTERGSARISDLGDNVTAFPYLPGKKP; from the coding sequence ATGTCTGGTCAAGCGCCTTTATACCGAATTCAGTTTATGAACAACGGCAAAAACTATCAGATTTACGTGCGTGAAATGGTGCAAAGCAATCTGTTTGGTTTTCTCGAAATCGCCGATTTTATTTTTGATACCCAAAGCGCCGTGCTGGTCGATCCCTCAGAGGAAAAGTTGAAGAACGAATTCTCTGGCGTAGAGCGTAGTTACATCCCTATTCAGGCCGTTATTCGCATTGATGCCGTTACCGAACGCGGCAGTGCGCGGATCTCTGATTTAGGCGATAATGTCACCGCTTTCCCTTATCTTCCCGGCAAAAAACCATGA